From the Streptomyces sp. Tu 2975 genome, one window contains:
- a CDS encoding gamma-glutamylcyclotransferase produces MSLYAAYAGNLDARLMTRRAPHSPLRGTGWLNGWRLTFGGEQMGWEGALATIVEAPRSQVFVALYDIAPMDEDSMDRWEGVGLDIYRRMRVRVDTLDGEEPAWVYVLNGYEGGLPSARYLGELADAAESAGAPHDYVMELRKRPC; encoded by the coding sequence ATGTCGCTCTACGCCGCGTACGCCGGCAACCTCGACGCGCGGCTGATGACCCGCCGCGCACCGCACTCACCGCTGCGCGGCACCGGCTGGCTCAACGGCTGGCGGTTGACGTTCGGCGGCGAGCAGATGGGCTGGGAAGGGGCACTGGCCACGATCGTGGAGGCCCCGCGCTCACAGGTCTTCGTCGCGCTGTACGACATCGCCCCCATGGACGAGGACTCCATGGACCGCTGGGAGGGCGTCGGCCTCGACATATACCGGCGCATGCGGGTCCGCGTGGACACCCTGGACGGTGAGGAGCCGGCCTGGGTGTACGTCCTGAACGGCTACGAGGGCGGCCTCCCGTCCGCCCGTTACCTGGGCGAACTCGCGGACGCGGCGGAGTCGGCGGGCGCGCCGCACGACTATGTGATGGAACTCCGCAAGCGCCCCTGCTGA
- a CDS encoding SGNH/GDSL hydrolase family protein — translation MSEWTAAWAASPQMPSTGFTPNWSQEGFSRQTVRQVVRLTAGGERLRVRLSNAYGMAPLHLTGATVARSACGAAIEEESVRELTFGGAPSAVVPARAELRSDPACLPVERLGSVTVTLYFAGTTGPVTFHSQAWADSYRADGDRRAELSGAAFTDVSASWYHLAGVEVAAGRADGIVLFGDSVTDGFGSTPGANRRWSDALAELTGRPVLNAGIGGNLLLNDSAWYGERGTARFRRDALAQPGVSTVVVLEGLNDIGFSEAPAEPTYRPAPVVSSAEVVAGHRELIRQARTAGVRIVGATLLPLAGSDHWGAHSARVGPEINRWIRTGGEYDAVVDYDRALADPADPGRLHPAYDVGDRLHPGDKGYQVMAELLADVL, via the coding sequence ATGAGCGAATGGACCGCGGCCTGGGCCGCCTCTCCCCAGATGCCCAGCACCGGCTTCACCCCGAACTGGTCCCAGGAAGGCTTCTCGCGCCAGACCGTCCGCCAGGTCGTGCGCCTCACCGCGGGCGGCGAGCGCCTGCGCGTCCGTCTCTCCAACGCCTACGGCATGGCCCCGCTGCACCTCACCGGGGCCACCGTCGCCCGCTCCGCCTGCGGCGCCGCGATCGAGGAGGAGTCCGTCCGGGAGCTCACCTTCGGCGGAGCGCCGTCGGCCGTGGTCCCCGCGCGGGCCGAACTACGCAGCGATCCGGCCTGCCTGCCCGTAGAGCGGCTCGGGTCCGTGACGGTCACCCTCTACTTCGCCGGCACCACCGGCCCCGTGACGTTCCACTCCCAGGCCTGGGCGGACTCCTACCGGGCCGACGGCGACCGTCGCGCCGAGCTGTCGGGAGCGGCGTTCACGGATGTCAGCGCGTCCTGGTACCACCTCGCCGGCGTGGAGGTCGCCGCCGGACGCGCGGACGGGATCGTCCTGTTCGGCGACTCCGTCACGGACGGCTTCGGGTCGACGCCGGGCGCGAACCGCCGCTGGTCCGACGCGCTCGCCGAACTGACGGGCCGGCCCGTCCTCAACGCCGGCATCGGCGGCAATCTCCTGCTCAACGACTCGGCCTGGTACGGGGAGAGGGGAACCGCGAGATTCCGTCGCGACGCCCTCGCCCAGCCCGGCGTCTCCACCGTCGTCGTCCTCGAAGGACTCAACGACATCGGTTTCAGCGAGGCCCCCGCAGAGCCGACCTACAGACCCGCCCCCGTCGTCAGCTCGGCGGAAGTCGTCGCGGGCCATCGGGAGCTGATCCGGCAGGCACGCACCGCGGGCGTGCGGATCGTCGGTGCGACCCTCCTGCCGCTGGCCGGGTCCGACCACTGGGGCGCGCACTCCGCGCGCGTCGGGCCCGAGATCAACCGGTGGATCCGCACGGGCGGCGAGTACGACGCCGTCGTCGACTACGACCGCGCTCTCGCCGACCCCGCCGACCCCGGGCGTCTGCACCCCGCCTACGACGTCGGCGACCGCCTCCACCCCGGCGACAAGGGCTACCAGGTCATGGCCGAGCTGCTGGCCGATGTGCTCTGA
- a CDS encoding DeoR/GlpR family DNA-binding transcription regulator, giving the protein MFAAERRQLILEMVRANGAVSLRELARVVQTSEVTVRRDVRALEAEGLLDRRHGGAVLPGGFTRESGFPQKSLSATAEKTAIADLAAALVEEGEAIVVGAGTTTQELARRLARVPGLTVVTNSLLVAQALAHANRVEVVMTGGTLRGSNYALVGSGAEQSLQGLRVSRAFLSGSGLTAERGLSTSNMLSASVDRALVQAAAEVVVLADHTKLGTDTMFQTVPTDVITRLVTDEPPAHDDRAATELQALADQGVQIAVAGAGAAPAPHPEVPLPGQRRTRAGLRSAAGALGPDALPDRSARVADLRRR; this is encoded by the coding sequence GTGTTCGCTGCAGAACGTCGTCAGTTGATCCTCGAAATGGTGCGTGCCAACGGTGCCGTGTCGCTCCGTGAGCTCGCCCGCGTCGTCCAGACCTCCGAAGTGACCGTACGGCGTGACGTGCGGGCACTGGAGGCAGAAGGACTCCTCGACCGCCGGCACGGCGGTGCGGTACTGCCGGGCGGATTCACCCGCGAGTCCGGCTTCCCGCAGAAATCCCTGTCCGCCACCGCGGAGAAGACGGCCATCGCCGACCTTGCGGCCGCCCTCGTCGAAGAAGGCGAGGCCATCGTCGTCGGCGCCGGTACCACGACGCAGGAGCTGGCCCGCCGGCTCGCGCGCGTCCCCGGACTGACCGTTGTCACCAACTCCCTCCTCGTCGCCCAGGCGCTCGCCCATGCCAACCGGGTCGAAGTCGTCATGACCGGCGGCACGTTGCGCGGCTCCAACTACGCGCTGGTCGGGAGCGGCGCGGAGCAGTCCCTGCAAGGGCTACGGGTCTCCCGCGCGTTCCTGTCCGGGAGCGGGCTGACGGCCGAGCGGGGACTGTCCACGTCCAACATGCTCTCCGCGAGCGTCGACCGGGCACTCGTCCAGGCCGCGGCGGAGGTTGTGGTCCTCGCGGACCACACCAAGCTCGGCACGGACACGATGTTCCAGACCGTGCCGACGGATGTGATCACCCGCCTGGTGACGGACGAGCCGCCGGCGCACGACGACCGGGCGGCGACGGAGCTTCAGGCGCTCGCGGACCAGGGTGTGCAGATCGCGGTCGCCGGAGCGGGGGCGGCGCCAGCGCCGCACCCTGAAGTGCCGCTGCCCGGCCAGCGCCGCACCCGGGCGGGACTCCGCAGTGCGGCGGGCGCGCTGGGGCCGGACGCCCTGCCGGACCGATCGGCACGCGTCGCGGACCTGCGCCGTCGCTGA
- a CDS encoding nucleoside triphosphate pyrophosphatase: MTTPSPHRPRLVLASASPARLNLLRQAGLAPDVIVSGVDEDALTAPTPAELALVLAEAKAAAVAARPEAAGALLIGCDSVLELDGEALGKPADAEEATARWKAMRGRAGVLQTGHCVIDTVTGRRASATASTTVRFGEPTDAEIAAYVASGEPLHVAGAFTLDGRSAPFIDGIDGDPGNVIGLSLPLLRRLLAELGISITDLWSA, from the coding sequence ATGACCACCCCGTCACCCCACCGCCCCCGTCTCGTGCTCGCCTCCGCCTCCCCCGCGCGGCTGAATCTGCTGCGGCAGGCCGGTCTCGCGCCGGACGTGATCGTCAGCGGCGTCGACGAGGACGCGCTCACCGCGCCGACCCCCGCCGAGCTCGCCCTCGTGCTGGCGGAGGCCAAGGCCGCGGCCGTCGCCGCCCGGCCGGAGGCCGCCGGCGCGTTGCTGATCGGGTGCGATTCCGTCCTGGAGCTCGACGGCGAGGCGCTCGGCAAGCCCGCCGACGCCGAAGAAGCGACCGCCCGCTGGAAGGCGATGCGCGGCAGGGCGGGCGTCCTGCAGACAGGGCACTGCGTGATCGACACGGTGACCGGCCGCCGCGCTTCGGCGACCGCGTCGACGACGGTGCGCTTCGGCGAGCCGACCGACGCCGAGATCGCCGCGTACGTCGCGAGCGGAGAACCGCTGCACGTGGCAGGGGCGTTCACGCTGGACGGCCGCTCGGCCCCGTTCATCGACGGAATCGACGGCGACCCGGGCAACGTCATCGGACTGTCGCTGCCGTTGCTCCGCCGGCTTCTGGCGGAGCTCGGCATCTCGATCACGGACCTCTGGTCCGCCTGA
- a CDS encoding TetR/AcrR family transcriptional regulator, which yields MEQETRLEATPGTVRPGGRTAKVRAAVLAATQEALVDGGFHALTPDRVAAVAGVGKTTVYRRWRSPAGLVADLLRDMAEQSMPAADTGSLDGDLRANAVLVRDTLTDPRMGPVFAAVIAAAACDQECADALHGFYATRLAEWAPTVERGLDRGEIPAGTDALEVLRAVSAPLYYRFAVSHEPLTADAAERAASAALAAARAGAFVV from the coding sequence ATGGAACAGGAGACCCGTTTGGAAGCCACCCCGGGTACGGTCCGCCCCGGCGGCCGCACCGCGAAAGTCCGCGCGGCCGTCCTCGCCGCCACACAGGAAGCGCTGGTCGACGGCGGGTTCCACGCCCTGACACCCGACCGGGTCGCGGCGGTCGCGGGCGTCGGCAAGACCACCGTCTACCGGCGCTGGCGCTCACCGGCCGGCCTGGTCGCGGACCTGCTGCGCGACATGGCCGAGCAGTCCATGCCCGCCGCGGACACCGGATCACTGGACGGGGACCTGCGCGCCAATGCCGTGCTCGTCCGCGACACCCTCACCGACCCGCGCATGGGACCGGTCTTCGCCGCCGTCATCGCGGCCGCCGCGTGCGACCAGGAGTGCGCGGACGCCCTCCACGGCTTCTACGCGACCCGGCTCGCGGAGTGGGCGCCGACGGTCGAACGCGGCCTCGACCGCGGCGAGATCCCGGCCGGCACCGATGCGCTGGAGGTCCTGCGGGCCGTTTCCGCACCCCTGTACTACCGCTTCGCCGTCAGCCACGAGCCCCTGACGGCCGACGCCGCCGAGCGAGCGGCGTCGGCGGCGCTGGCGGCCGCGCGGGCGGGTGCTTTCGTGGTTTGA
- a CDS encoding TetR/AcrR family transcriptional regulator yields MTDTRPKRADARRNYDRLLTEARAAFAERGTDASLEEIARSAGVGIGTLYRHFPNRHAMMNAVFQEAVAALLERSRELAGAEQPCTALVEWLRALITHAGEYRGLARALLSASHDRNSALSACSVPLRDAGERLLSRAQKAGSVRTDVSIGDLMQLTNAIALAAEQDPADPELADRLLNLTLRGLRPDQGSAS; encoded by the coding sequence GTGACGGACACCAGGCCCAAGCGCGCCGACGCGCGCCGCAACTACGATCGGCTGCTGACCGAGGCGCGGGCCGCGTTCGCCGAGCGCGGCACCGACGCTTCGCTGGAGGAGATCGCCCGCAGCGCGGGCGTCGGCATCGGCACGCTCTACCGCCACTTCCCGAACCGTCACGCCATGATGAACGCGGTCTTCCAGGAGGCCGTCGCCGCCCTGCTGGAGCGCTCACGCGAACTGGCGGGCGCGGAGCAGCCGTGCACGGCGCTGGTGGAGTGGCTGCGCGCCCTCATCACCCATGCGGGTGAGTACCGCGGCCTCGCCCGTGCGCTTCTGTCGGCGTCCCACGACAGGAACTCGGCCCTGTCGGCGTGCAGCGTCCCCCTGCGCGACGCGGGCGAACGCCTGCTCTCCCGGGCACAGAAGGCGGGGTCGGTCCGTACGGACGTCTCGATCGGCGACCTGATGCAGCTGACGAACGCGATCGCGCTGGCGGCGGAACAGGACCCGGCGGACCCGGAGTTGGCGGACCGCCTCCTGAACCTGACCTTGCGGGGCCTGCGTCCGGACCAGGGCTCTGCCTCCTGA
- a CDS encoding PH domain-containing protein → MTSPQQPEPSTDSDRIFRSPAGMAGGAVLLGLLAWIVVDAVVRGEGRTPWLALAGALLAGPVVVAFTFRPAVFAGEDRIRIRNPFRTIVLPWGSVADVRASYSSEIFTQGGAKYQLWAIPVSLRKRKAAARRQAQAAYDDPHGTTSVHADVSDTKSRVAPADRTIADLRELAERRSSAAEAQGEPQVRWAYELLAPAAAGAVLLTVILATG, encoded by the coding sequence ATGACGAGCCCCCAGCAGCCCGAGCCCTCCACCGACAGCGACCGGATCTTCCGCTCGCCCGCCGGAATGGCGGGTGGTGCCGTGCTGCTCGGGCTTCTCGCCTGGATCGTCGTCGACGCCGTCGTCCGAGGTGAGGGCCGCACGCCGTGGCTCGCCCTCGCCGGCGCGCTGCTCGCGGGGCCGGTCGTCGTCGCCTTCACCTTCCGCCCGGCCGTCTTCGCCGGCGAGGACCGCATCCGGATCAGGAACCCGTTCCGGACCATCGTCCTGCCCTGGGGCAGCGTGGCCGACGTGCGGGCCTCCTACTCCAGCGAGATCTTCACGCAGGGCGGCGCGAAGTATCAGCTCTGGGCCATTCCGGTCTCCCTGCGCAAGCGCAAGGCCGCGGCCCGGCGGCAGGCCCAGGCCGCCTACGACGACCCGCACGGCACGACGTCCGTGCACGCCGACGTGAGCGACACGAAGTCCCGGGTCGCCCCCGCCGACCGGACCATCGCCGACCTGCGGGAACTGGCGGAACGGCGGTCCTCCGCGGCGGAGGCCCAGGGCGAGCCCCAGGTCCGCTGGGCGTACGAGCTGCTGGCGCCGGCCGCCGCGGGCGCAGTTCTCCTCACGGTCATCCTCGCGACCGGCTGA
- a CDS encoding NAD(P)H-quinone dehydrogenase: protein MTRIVIIGGGPGGYEAALVGAQLGAEVTVVDCDGLGGASVLTDCVPSKTLIATAEVMTTFDSSYEELGIIVADDTPHIEQAARVVGVDLGKVNRRVKRLALAQSHDITASVTRAGARVMRGRGRLDGQQAMDGSRKVVVRAADGTEETLTADAVLIATGGHPREIPDAKPDGERILNWTQVYDLDELPEELIVVGSGVTGAEFAGAYQALGSRVTLVSSRDRVLPGEDPDAAAVLEDVFRRRGMNVMARSRAESAKRVGDRVEVTLADGRVISGSHCLMAVGAIPNTAGMGLEEAGVRLKDSGHIWTDKVSRTSAPGVYAAGDVTGIFALASVAAMQGRIAMYHFLGDAVAPLNLKTVSSNVFTDPEIATVGYSQADVDAGKIDARVVKLPLLRNPRAKMQGIRDGFVKIFCRPGTGIVVGGVVVSPRASELIHPISIAVDNNLTVEQIANAFTVYPSLSGSIAEVARQLHTRKTSGEG, encoded by the coding sequence GTGACCCGGATCGTGATCATCGGTGGCGGACCCGGCGGATATGAGGCGGCCCTTGTCGGCGCTCAGCTCGGCGCGGAGGTGACCGTCGTCGACTGCGACGGTCTGGGCGGGGCGTCGGTGCTGACCGACTGCGTACCGTCGAAGACCCTGATCGCCACCGCCGAAGTCATGACGACCTTCGACTCCTCCTACGAGGAGCTCGGCATCATCGTGGCCGACGACACCCCGCACATCGAGCAGGCCGCCCGCGTCGTCGGTGTGGACCTCGGCAAGGTCAACCGGCGTGTCAAGCGCCTCGCGCTCGCCCAGTCCCACGACATCACGGCCTCCGTCACCCGGGCCGGCGCGCGCGTCATGCGCGGCCGCGGCCGGCTCGACGGGCAGCAGGCGATGGACGGCTCCCGCAAGGTCGTCGTGCGCGCGGCGGACGGCACGGAGGAGACGCTCACCGCGGACGCCGTGCTGATCGCCACCGGCGGTCACCCCCGCGAGATCCCCGACGCCAAGCCCGACGGCGAGCGCATCCTCAACTGGACGCAGGTGTACGACCTGGACGAGCTCCCCGAGGAGCTCATCGTCGTCGGTTCCGGTGTCACCGGCGCCGAGTTCGCCGGCGCGTACCAGGCGCTCGGCTCGCGCGTCACCCTCGTCTCCTCCCGCGACCGCGTGCTGCCCGGCGAGGACCCGGACGCCGCCGCGGTGCTCGAGGACGTCTTCCGCCGCCGCGGCATGAACGTCATGGCCCGCTCCCGCGCCGAGTCCGCCAAGCGCGTCGGCGACCGGGTCGAGGTCACGCTCGCCGACGGCCGTGTCATCAGCGGCTCGCACTGCCTGATGGCCGTCGGCGCGATTCCCAACACCGCGGGCATGGGCCTCGAGGAGGCCGGTGTCCGGCTCAAGGACTCCGGTCACATCTGGACCGACAAGGTGTCCCGTACGTCGGCGCCCGGCGTGTACGCGGCCGGCGACGTCACCGGCATCTTCGCCCTCGCGTCCGTCGCCGCCATGCAGGGCCGGATCGCGATGTACCACTTCCTCGGCGACGCGGTCGCCCCGCTGAACCTGAAGACCGTCTCCTCCAACGTCTTCACCGACCCCGAGATCGCGACCGTCGGCTACAGCCAGGCCGACGTCGACGCCGGCAAGATCGACGCCCGCGTGGTCAAGCTGCCGCTGCTGCGCAACCCCCGAGCCAAGATGCAGGGCATCAGGGACGGCTTCGTCAAGATCTTCTGCCGTCCTGGGACCGGGATCGTGGTCGGCGGCGTGGTCGTCTCACCGCGCGCCTCGGAACTGATCCACCCCATCTCGATCGCGGTCGACAACAACCTGACGGTCGAACAGATCGCAAACGCTTTCACGGTGTACCCGTCTCTGTCCGGGTCGATCGCGGAGGTGGCACGCCAGTTGCACACCCGGAAGACGTCGGGCGAGGGCTGA
- the deoC gene encoding deoxyribose-phosphate aldolase, producing MPTTAPAFADVTASDSTLRRFLHGLPGVDAVGLEGRAASLGTRSIKTTAKAYAIDLAISMIDLTTLEGADTPGKVRALAAKAVNPDPTDRTTPATAAVCVYPDMVATAKESLKGSEVKVASVATAFPAGRAALPVKIADVRDAVAAGADEIDMVIDRGAFLAGDYMKVYEEIRAVKEASGSARLKVIFETGELSTYDNIRRASWLGMIAGADFIKTSTGKVAVNATPANTLLMLQAVRDFREQTGVQVGVKPAGGIRTSKDAIKFLVLVNETAGEDWLDSHWFRFGASSLLNDLLMQRQKLATGRYSGPDYVTVD from the coding sequence ATGCCCACCACCGCACCTGCATTCGCCGACGTGACCGCGTCCGACAGCACTCTGCGCCGCTTCCTGCACGGGCTGCCCGGCGTCGACGCCGTCGGCCTCGAAGGGCGCGCGGCGTCCCTCGGCACGCGTTCCATCAAGACCACGGCCAAGGCGTACGCCATCGATCTGGCCATCTCCATGATCGACCTGACGACGCTCGAAGGCGCGGACACCCCGGGCAAGGTCCGGGCGCTCGCCGCCAAGGCCGTCAACCCCGATCCGACCGACCGCACCACGCCGGCGACCGCCGCGGTCTGCGTCTACCCCGACATGGTGGCGACCGCGAAGGAGTCCCTGAAGGGCTCCGAGGTCAAGGTCGCCTCCGTGGCGACCGCCTTCCCGGCCGGCCGCGCCGCCCTCCCCGTGAAGATCGCGGACGTCCGTGACGCGGTCGCCGCCGGGGCGGACGAGATCGACATGGTGATCGACCGCGGCGCCTTCCTGGCCGGCGACTACATGAAGGTGTACGAGGAGATCCGCGCCGTGAAGGAGGCCTCCGGCAGCGCCCGGCTCAAGGTCATCTTCGAGACCGGCGAGCTCTCCACGTACGACAACATCCGCCGCGCCTCCTGGCTCGGCATGATCGCCGGCGCGGACTTCATCAAGACGTCGACCGGCAAGGTCGCGGTGAACGCCACCCCGGCGAACACCCTGCTGATGCTTCAGGCCGTGCGCGACTTCAGGGAGCAGACTGGGGTACAGGTGGGCGTGAAGCCCGCCGGCGGTATCCGTACGTCCAAGGACGCGATCAAGTTCCTCGTCCTGGTCAACGAGACCGCGGGCGAGGACTGGCTGGACAGTCACTGGTTCCGCTTCGGCGCGTCGAGCCTGCTCAACGATCTGCTGATGCAGCGGCAGAAGCTGGCGACCGGCCGCTACTCCGGCCCTGACTACGTGACGGTGGACTGA
- a CDS encoding purine-nucleoside phosphorylase, protein MNASVNPDLVGALADPHAAADEAAARLRELTGTETHDVALVMGSGWAPAVDALGTPEAEFPVTELPGFPPPAVEGHGGKVRSYRIGQKRALVFLGRTHFYEGRGVSAVAHGVRTAVAAGCKTVVLTNGCGGLRDGMRPGQPVLISDHINLTAASPIIGANFVDLTDLYSPRLRALCKEVDATLEEGVYVQFPGPHYETPAEINMVRVLGGDLVGMSTVLEAIAAREAGAEVLGISLVTNLAAGLSGEPLNHEEVLQAGRDSAARMGELLTRVLERI, encoded by the coding sequence GTGAACGCATCTGTGAATCCGGACCTCGTCGGCGCTCTCGCCGACCCCCATGCCGCGGCCGACGAGGCCGCCGCCCGTCTGCGCGAGCTGACCGGCACCGAGACCCACGACGTCGCACTGGTGATGGGTTCCGGCTGGGCTCCGGCCGTCGACGCGCTCGGCACCCCCGAGGCCGAGTTCCCCGTCACCGAACTGCCCGGCTTCCCGCCCCCGGCGGTCGAGGGCCACGGCGGCAAGGTCCGCTCGTACCGCATCGGCCAGAAGCGCGCGCTGGTCTTCCTCGGCCGTACGCACTTCTACGAGGGCCGCGGCGTCTCCGCCGTCGCCCACGGCGTGCGCACCGCGGTCGCGGCCGGCTGCAAGACCGTGGTGCTGACCAACGGCTGCGGCGGCCTGCGCGACGGCATGCGTCCGGGGCAGCCGGTGCTGATCAGCGACCACATCAACCTGACGGCGGCGTCGCCGATCATCGGCGCGAACTTCGTCGACCTGACCGACCTCTACTCCCCGCGGCTGCGGGCGCTGTGCAAGGAGGTGGACGCGACGCTCGAGGAGGGCGTGTACGTCCAGTTCCCCGGCCCCCACTACGAGACCCCGGCCGAGATCAACATGGTCCGCGTGCTCGGCGGCGACCTGGTGGGCATGTCCACCGTCCTCGAGGCCATCGCGGCCCGCGAGGCCGGCGCGGAGGTGCTGGGCATCTCGCTGGTCACGAACCTGGCGGCGGGGCTCTCGGGCGAGCCGCTGAACCACGAGGAAGTGCTCCAGGCGGGACGGGATTCCGCGGCGCGGATGGGTGAGCTGCTGACGCGGGTGCTGGAACGCATCTGA
- a CDS encoding biotin carboxylase N-terminal domain-containing protein, with translation MRKVLIANRGEIAVRVARACRDAGIASVAVYADPDRDALHVRAADEAFALGGDTPAASYLDMAKVLQAAADSGADAIHPGYGFLSENADFAQAVIDAGLTWIGPPPQAIRDLGDKVAARHIAQRAGAPLVAGTPDPVSGADEVVAFAREHGLPIAIKAAFGGGGRGLKVARTLEEVPELYDSAVREAVAAFGRGECFVERYLDKPRHVETQCLADSHGNVVVVSTRDCSLQRRHQKLVEEAPAPFLSQAQNAELYRASKAILKEAGYVGAGTVEFLVGTDGTISFLEVNTRLQVEHPVTEEVTGIDLVREMFRIADGEELGYGDPAVRGHSFEFRINGEDPGRGFLPAPGTVTTFNPPTGPGVRLDAGVESGSVIGPAWDSLLAKLIITGATREQALQRAARALAEFEVEGMATAIPFHRAVVADPAFTADPFRVHTRWIETEFVNEIKPFAPAGADTDEDEAGRETIVVEVGGKRLEVSLPSSLGMTLARTGLAAGAKPKRRAAKKSSSAASGDTLASPMQGTIVKVAVEEGQEVKEGDLVVVLEAMKMEQPLNAHRSGTIKGLAAEVGASLTSGATICEIKD, from the coding sequence GTGCGCAAGGTGCTCATCGCCAACCGTGGCGAAATCGCTGTCCGCGTTGCCCGTGCCTGCCGGGACGCCGGGATCGCAAGCGTAGCCGTCTACGCCGATCCTGACCGGGACGCATTGCATGTCCGCGCGGCCGACGAAGCGTTCGCCCTGGGCGGTGACACCCCGGCCGCCAGTTACCTGGACATGGCCAAGGTGCTCCAGGCCGCTGCCGATTCGGGGGCGGACGCCATCCACCCCGGATACGGTTTCCTGTCCGAGAACGCGGACTTCGCCCAAGCGGTCATCGACGCCGGTCTGACCTGGATCGGCCCGCCCCCGCAGGCCATCCGCGACCTCGGTGACAAGGTCGCCGCCCGTCACATCGCCCAGCGCGCCGGCGCGCCGCTGGTCGCCGGCACCCCCGACCCGGTCTCCGGCGCCGACGAGGTCGTCGCCTTCGCCCGGGAACACGGGCTGCCGATCGCCATCAAGGCCGCCTTCGGCGGCGGCGGCCGCGGCCTGAAGGTCGCCCGCACCCTCGAAGAGGTCCCGGAGCTGTACGACTCCGCCGTCCGCGAGGCGGTCGCCGCCTTCGGCCGGGGCGAGTGCTTCGTCGAGCGCTACCTCGACAAGCCCCGCCACGTGGAGACCCAGTGCCTGGCCGACTCCCACGGCAACGTGGTCGTCGTGTCCACCCGTGACTGCTCGCTCCAGCGCCGCCACCAGAAGCTGGTGGAAGAGGCCCCGGCGCCGTTCCTGTCACAGGCTCAGAACGCGGAGCTGTACCGCGCCTCGAAGGCCATCCTCAAGGAAGCCGGCTACGTCGGCGCCGGCACCGTCGAGTTCCTCGTCGGCACCGACGGCACCATCTCCTTCCTCGAGGTCAACACCCGCCTCCAGGTCGAGCACCCGGTCACCGAAGAGGTCACCGGCATCGACCTGGTCCGCGAGATGTTCCGCATCGCCGACGGCGAGGAACTCGGCTACGGCGACCCCGCGGTGCGCGGCCACTCCTTCGAGTTCCGCATCAACGGTGAGGACCCGGGCCGGGGCTTCCTCCCCGCGCCCGGCACCGTCACCACGTTCAACCCGCCCACCGGCCCCGGTGTCCGCCTCGACGCCGGTGTCGAGTCCGGCTCCGTCATCGGCCCGGCGTGGGACTCGCTCCTCGCCAAGCTGATCATCACCGGCGCCACCCGCGAGCAGGCCCTTCAACGCGCCGCGCGTGCGCTGGCGGAGTTCGAGGTCGAGGGCATGGCCACCGCCATCCCCTTCCACCGTGCGGTCGTCGCCGACCCGGCGTTCACGGCGGACCCTTTCCGGGTCCACACCCGCTGGATCGAGACCGAGTTCGTCAACGAGATCAAGCCGTTCGCGCCTGCCGGCGCCGACACGGACGAGGACGAGGCGGGCCGCGAGACCATCGTGGTCGAGGTCGGCGGCAAGCGCCTCGAGGTGTCGCTGCCGTCCTCGCTCGGCATGACCCTCGCGCGCACCGGCCTCGCCGCCGGCGCCAAGCCCAAGCGCAGGGCCGCGAAGAAGTCGTCCTCGGCCGCCTCCGGTGACACCCTCGCCTCCCCGATGCAGGGCACCATCGTCAAGGTCGCCGTCGAGGAGGGCCAGGAGGTCAAGGAGGGCGACCTCGTCGTCGTCCTGGAGGCCATGAAGATGGAGCAGCCGCTCAACGCGCACCGCTCCGGGACCATCAAGGGCCTCGCGGCAGAGGTCGGCGCCTCCCTCACCTCCGGCGCCACCATCTGCGAGATCAAGGACTGA